A genomic stretch from Numida meleagris isolate 19003 breed g44 Domestic line chromosome 2, NumMel1.0, whole genome shotgun sequence includes:
- the LOC110394431 gene encoding POU domain, class 6, transcription factor 2-like isoform X2, with product MPARRGVPPRGGDCGCGESSCQRQPLGPAPPLSITPLPCPHPFLYLPLSHSPSSSTPRPHAASPRRTQAAALPARTPLPRREVPGHSLPAPPAPPGPKRRRGLRAGRGNGSATSSRGEGGGKVAVLGAGAA from the exons atgCCGGCCCGCCGGGGAGTCCCACCCCGGGGAGGGGACTGCGGGTGCGGGGAAAGCAGCTGTCAGCGCCAGCCCCTCGGCCCCGCACCCCCTCTTTCCATCACCCCCCTCCCTTGCCCGCATCCCTTCTTATACCTTCCTCTCTCCCATAGTCCCTCCTCCAGCACCCCCCGGCCCCACGCCGCCTCCCCCCGGCGCACACAGGCGGCCGCGCTGCCAGCCCGGACCCCGCTTCCCCGCCGGGAGGTGCCCGGCCACTCCCTCCCGGCCCCGCCAGCACCGCCCGGGCCAAAGCGGCGtcgggggctgcgggcggggcgggggaaCGGGAGCGCGACgagcagcagaggagaaggaggaggaaag GTCGCTGTTCTAGGCGCGGGCGCGGCGTGA
- the LOC110394431 gene encoding serine/arginine-rich splicing factor SR45-like isoform X1, producing MPARRGVPPRGGDCGCGESSCQRQPLGPAPPLSITPLPCPHPFLYLPLSHSPSSSTPRPHAASPRRTQAAALPARTPLPRREVPGHSLPAPPAPPGPKRRRGLRAGRGNGSATSSRGEGGGKVKEGREERKLGSSEGSAARANPGRCSRRGRGVSYGRAPKPSFSTRSCPDGVTLLLRGDFPVLLCNSYSFHGAVSPGIVRARRNKPLW from the exons atgCCGGCCCGCCGGGGAGTCCCACCCCGGGGAGGGGACTGCGGGTGCGGGGAAAGCAGCTGTCAGCGCCAGCCCCTCGGCCCCGCACCCCCTCTTTCCATCACCCCCCTCCCTTGCCCGCATCCCTTCTTATACCTTCCTCTCTCCCATAGTCCCTCCTCCAGCACCCCCCGGCCCCACGCCGCCTCCCCCCGGCGCACACAGGCGGCCGCGCTGCCAGCCCGGACCCCGCTTCCCCGCCGGGAGGTGCCCGGCCACTCCCTCCCGGCCCCGCCAGCACCGCCCGGGCCAAAGCGGCGtcgggggctgcgggcggggcgggggaaCGGGAGCGCGACgagcagcagaggagaaggaggaggaaaggtaAAAGAGGGCCGGGAGGAGAGGAAGCTGGGCTCCTCGGAGGGGTCCGCTGCTCGCGCAAACCCAG GTCGCTGTTCTAGGCGCGGGCGCGGCGTGAGCTACGGGCGCGCGCCGAAGCCGAGCTTCTCCACGCGCAGCTGCCCTGATGGTGTGACACTTCTGCTACGCGGAGATTTTCCGGTTTTGCTTTGCAACTCGTATTCCTTCCACGGTGCTGTTTCACCGGGGATAGTGCGCGCTCGCAGAAATAAACCGCTCTGGTGA